A section of the Candidatus Binatia bacterium genome encodes:
- a CDS encoding 3-hydroxyacyl-CoA dehydrogenase NAD-binding domain-containing protein gives MGSLKVQNIAVIGAGVMGRGIALVSALAGFETRVVETNAAAAQSARGELEKILARGREKGDWDDAALARATKNLGWSETLAGAQGCDLVIEAVPESIALKAEVYQGIASHLAPEAVIATNTSSLSITELAATSGRPARFVGMHFFNPVHRMRLIELVKGLETDDATLATADEVSKQMGKETVLVRESPGFVTSRVNVLIGNEAFHMLESGVASARDIDKALKLGLNHPMGPFELVDLVGLDTRLSILEYLHRSLGERFRPNPLLIQYVKAGRLGRKVGRGIYEYSR, from the coding sequence TTGGGCAGCCTCAAAGTCCAGAACATCGCCGTGATCGGCGCGGGCGTGATGGGACGCGGCATCGCGCTGGTCTCGGCGCTCGCGGGCTTCGAGACCCGGGTCGTCGAGACGAACGCGGCGGCCGCCCAGTCCGCCCGCGGCGAGCTGGAGAAGATCCTCGCGCGCGGCCGCGAAAAGGGTGACTGGGACGACGCCGCGCTCGCCCGCGCCACGAAGAATCTCGGCTGGTCCGAGACCCTCGCCGGAGCGCAGGGCTGCGACCTGGTCATCGAGGCCGTCCCCGAAAGCATCGCGCTCAAGGCCGAGGTCTACCAGGGGATCGCATCCCACCTCGCCCCCGAGGCGGTGATCGCGACCAACACCTCGTCCCTGAGCATCACCGAGCTGGCCGCCACCTCCGGGCGCCCCGCGCGCTTCGTCGGCATGCACTTCTTCAACCCGGTCCACCGCATGCGCCTCATCGAATTGGTGAAGGGCCTGGAGACGGACGACGCCACGCTCGCCACCGCGGACGAGGTCTCCAAGCAGATGGGCAAGGAGACGGTGCTGGTTCGCGAGTCGCCCGGGTTCGTGACCTCGCGCGTGAACGTGCTGATCGGCAACGAGGCCTTCCACATGCTGGAATCGGGCGTCGCCTCCGCGCGCGACATCGACAAGGCGCTGAAGCTGGGCCTCAATCATCCGATGGGACCGTTCGAGCTGGTCGACCTGGTCGGTCTGGACACGCGCCTCAGCATCCTGGAATACTTGCACCGCTCGCTGGGCGAGCGCTTCCGCCCCAACCCGCTCCTGATCCAATACGTGAAAGCCGGCCGCCTGGGACGGAAGGTCGGACGCGGCATCTACGAGTACTCCCGCTAG
- a CDS encoding aldehyde dehydrogenase family protein, translating to MAPSDTIPATLLASGGKLLIGAEWREAASGKRFTTLNPATAEPILDVAEGDGPDIDLAVRAARAALDGAWGKMSASERGVLLWKLADLLEKNKDELARLETLDTGKPIAESSRIDIPLAVDVLRYCAGAATKLEGSTIPVSGPFFNYTLKEPIGVVGLIVPWNFPILMAARKVAPALAAGNAVVLKPAEESPLTALRLGELALEAGLPPGALNVVPGYGPTAGAALVAHPGVAGIAFTGETGTGRLIMQNASGTLKKLSLELGGKSPNIVLEDADMETAARAAMAAIFYNKGEVCTAGSRLFVQKGAHDALLEKVVDRANKLVQGDPMDSKTRLGPQISEAQVDRIRRYVEIGSKEGARLALGGEPARVGNGKGYFWKPTIFDGVKNDMTIAREEIFGPVLAVLAFDSFDDAIAMANDTAYGLAAAVWTRDVKKAHQAARRLQAGTVWINTYNMYDAASPYGGMKSSGFGRESGLAGLEFYSQTKSVWVDLS from the coding sequence ATGGCCCCGAGTGATACGATTCCCGCGACCCTCCTCGCCTCCGGCGGAAAGCTCCTGATCGGCGCCGAGTGGCGCGAGGCGGCCTCCGGCAAGCGCTTCACGACCCTCAACCCCGCGACCGCCGAGCCGATCCTGGACGTGGCCGAAGGGGACGGTCCGGACATCGATCTCGCCGTGCGCGCCGCTCGGGCCGCGCTCGATGGCGCCTGGGGCAAGATGTCCGCCTCCGAGCGCGGCGTCCTCCTCTGGAAGCTGGCCGACCTCCTCGAGAAGAACAAAGACGAGCTGGCCCGGCTGGAGACGCTCGACACCGGAAAGCCGATCGCCGAATCCTCGCGCATCGACATTCCCCTGGCCGTGGACGTGCTCCGCTACTGCGCGGGCGCCGCGACCAAGCTCGAGGGGAGCACCATCCCCGTGAGCGGCCCCTTCTTCAACTACACGCTGAAGGAGCCGATCGGCGTCGTGGGGCTGATCGTCCCCTGGAACTTCCCCATCTTGATGGCAGCTCGAAAGGTGGCGCCCGCGCTCGCCGCGGGAAACGCCGTGGTCCTGAAGCCGGCCGAGGAATCGCCGCTCACGGCGCTCCGCCTGGGCGAGCTCGCCCTGGAAGCGGGGCTTCCCCCGGGCGCGCTGAACGTGGTGCCGGGGTACGGCCCCACGGCGGGCGCCGCGCTCGTGGCGCATCCCGGCGTGGCGGGGATCGCGTTCACCGGCGAGACCGGAACGGGGCGGCTCATCATGCAGAACGCCTCGGGCACGCTGAAGAAGCTGTCGCTCGAGCTGGGAGGCAAGTCGCCGAACATCGTGCTCGAAGACGCGGACATGGAGACGGCCGCGCGCGCGGCGATGGCGGCGATCTTCTACAACAAAGGCGAGGTCTGCACGGCGGGCTCGCGGCTCTTCGTCCAGAAGGGCGCCCACGACGCCCTGCTCGAGAAGGTGGTGGACCGCGCGAACAAGCTGGTCCAGGGCGATCCGATGGATTCCAAGACGCGCCTGGGACCGCAGATCTCCGAGGCGCAGGTGGACCGCATCCGCCGCTACGTGGAGATCGGATCGAAGGAGGGCGCGCGCCTCGCGCTGGGCGGCGAGCCCGCGCGGGTCGGCAACGGCAAGGGCTACTTCTGGAAGCCGACCATCTTCGACGGCGTGAAGAACGACATGACCATCGCGCGCGAGGAGATCTTCGGCCCCGTGCTCGCGGTGCTCGCTTTCGACAGCTTCGACGACGCGATCGCGATGGCGAACGACACCGCCTACGGCCTGGCCGCGGCGGTCTGGACCCGCGACGTGAAGAAGGCGCACCAGGCGGCCCGACGGCTGCAGGCGGGAACGGTCTGGATCAACACCTACAACATGTACGACGCCGCCTCGCCCTACGGCGGCATGAAGTCCTCGGGCTTCGGCCGCGAATCGGGACTGGCCGGCCTCGAGTTCTACTCCCAGACGAAGAGCGTCTGGGTGGATCTCTCGTGA
- a CDS encoding glycosyltransferase family 2 protein, which produces MPDPSSIGAPIAWPVGPLPDAAPSGAAASRPPDLSIILPVYNERESLPPLIAEIHAALRGTPHSYEILLVDDGSTDGSAEVIRAAALESPAVTGIVFEKNAGQSAAFAAGFRFARGDVLITMDADGQNDPADIPVLLAALENADVAAGIRAARADGWRRRASSKIANAVRRAVVGDHIVDTGCSLKAYRRRAVEGIPFFAGAHRFLAGICEMRGARVAQIPVRHRPRLRGVSKYGVGNRLFRGIRDLIGVRWLRSRLLQFRVREVIHG; this is translated from the coding sequence GTGCCGGACCCCAGTTCCATAGGAGCGCCGATCGCCTGGCCGGTCGGCCCGCTTCCCGACGCCGCGCCATCCGGGGCCGCCGCATCCAGACCCCCCGATCTCTCGATCATTCTGCCCGTCTACAACGAGCGCGAGAGCCTGCCGCCGCTGATCGCCGAGATCCATGCCGCGCTCCGCGGCACGCCACACTCCTACGAAATCCTGCTCGTCGACGACGGCAGCACCGACGGAAGCGCCGAGGTGATCCGCGCGGCGGCGCTCGAGTCCCCCGCCGTCACGGGGATCGTCTTCGAGAAGAACGCGGGCCAGAGCGCCGCCTTCGCCGCCGGGTTCCGCTTCGCGCGCGGGGACGTGCTGATTACCATGGACGCCGACGGCCAGAACGACCCGGCCGACATCCCCGTCCTCCTGGCCGCGCTCGAGAACGCCGACGTCGCCGCGGGCATCCGCGCGGCGCGCGCCGACGGATGGCGACGGCGCGCGTCGTCGAAGATCGCGAACGCGGTGCGGCGCGCCGTCGTCGGCGACCACATCGTCGACACCGGCTGCTCGCTCAAGGCCTACCGCCGCCGCGCGGTGGAGGGGATTCCCTTCTTCGCCGGCGCGCATCGATTTCTCGCCGGCATCTGCGAGATGCGGGGCGCCCGCGTCGCGCAGATTCCGGTCCGGCACCGTCCGCGCCTTCGCGGCGTCTCCAAGTACGGCGTCGGCAACCGCCTCTTCCGGGGCATCCGCGACCTGATCGGCGTCCGCTGGCTCCGGTCGCGCCTGCTCCAGTTCCGTGTCCGGGAGGTCATCCATGGATAA
- a CDS encoding lipid-A-disaccharide synthase N-terminal domain-containing protein — protein sequence MDKWFSSAPMWYVVGLVGQILFGSRFFVQWVASEWAKRPVFPRGFWYLSLVGGCALFVYALHQKDPVFAIGQGAGLLVYARNLMLDHRPQAAAVPSAP from the coding sequence ATGGATAAGTGGTTCTCTTCGGCGCCCATGTGGTACGTGGTGGGACTGGTGGGCCAGATCCTCTTCGGCTCGCGGTTCTTCGTGCAGTGGGTCGCCTCGGAATGGGCGAAGCGCCCGGTGTTCCCCCGCGGCTTCTGGTATCTGAGCCTCGTGGGCGGCTGCGCGCTGTTCGTCTACGCCCTGCATCAGAAGGATCCGGTCTTCGCGATCGGGCAGGGCGCGGGTCTTCTCGTCTACGCGCGCAACCTCATGCTGGATCACCGGCCGCAGGCGGCCGCCGTACCCAGCGCGCCCTGA
- a CDS encoding phospholipid carrier-dependent glycosyltransferase has product MEPTDARYAEIGREMVASGDWLIPRLNGVTHLDKPPVAYWAAAAGMQVLGVNAAGARIGAALAAAFLFWAAACIARRAGVAPRESFLAPLVLASSALAFALSRLLATDIFLAAAVAAFYVAWLAPEGRGRLWMFVALGLGFLIKGPVVFVHTLLPLFVAALWRRDRGVLAGLGSRLGWAVFALVAFPWYVIVAEQTPGLLGWLLKKEIWLRYTSTVHHRPGPPWYFAAILVAGALPWTAAALDGLFRSARGAARSPTPAASALVAWAVVPVLFFSASGSKLPAYVLPELTAVAILAACALARSACLARWGTASLFAALAIAIEAAGPRALAGLVGAQHAATLPLPPLAHVAAATFAAGAIAAAARMPAAAAIAGLAAWYGLLGGARAIEGPLGSPVQVAGIMERTRQPGEPVIELGAFSAGLPFYAGATIPMVDVPRSEAFESPGTERRAFLDESALPALIRGSGRVWVYGPRDRAAREADTLGVRYEVVARTRNRELGLLEPMPPSTGIVR; this is encoded by the coding sequence ATGGAGCCGACCGACGCCCGCTACGCCGAGATCGGGCGCGAGATGGTCGCCAGCGGCGACTGGCTGATTCCGCGGCTGAACGGCGTGACGCACCTGGACAAGCCGCCGGTGGCCTACTGGGCCGCGGCCGCGGGGATGCAGGTGCTGGGTGTGAACGCGGCCGGGGCCCGCATCGGCGCGGCCCTCGCGGCCGCGTTCCTCTTCTGGGCCGCCGCCTGCATCGCGCGCCGAGCCGGGGTCGCGCCGCGCGAGTCCTTCCTGGCGCCCCTCGTCCTTGCCTCGAGCGCCCTCGCGTTCGCCCTCTCGCGCCTGCTCGCGACCGACATTTTCCTCGCGGCGGCCGTCGCCGCCTTCTATGTCGCCTGGCTCGCGCCGGAAGGGCGCGGGCGCCTGTGGATGTTCGTGGCGCTGGGGCTGGGATTCCTGATCAAGGGGCCGGTCGTCTTCGTGCACACGCTGCTTCCGCTCTTTGTCGCGGCGCTGTGGCGCCGGGATCGCGGCGTGCTCGCGGGGCTGGGCAGCCGCCTGGGCTGGGCGGTCTTCGCGCTGGTCGCGTTTCCCTGGTACGTCATCGTGGCCGAGCAGACGCCGGGACTCCTCGGATGGCTCCTCAAGAAGGAGATCTGGCTGCGCTACACGAGCACGGTCCATCACCGTCCCGGACCGCCCTGGTACTTCGCGGCGATCCTGGTGGCGGGGGCGCTGCCGTGGACGGCCGCGGCCCTCGACGGGCTCTTCCGGAGCGCGCGCGGCGCGGCGCGGTCGCCCACCCCTGCCGCGTCGGCGCTCGTCGCGTGGGCCGTCGTGCCGGTGCTCTTCTTCTCGGCCTCCGGCTCGAAGCTCCCCGCGTACGTACTCCCGGAGCTGACGGCCGTCGCGATCCTGGCGGCCTGCGCGCTCGCGCGCTCCGCGTGCCTGGCGCGCTGGGGAACGGCGTCGCTCTTCGCCGCGCTCGCGATCGCGATCGAAGCGGCGGGACCGCGCGCGCTGGCCGGTCTGGTGGGCGCGCAGCACGCCGCGACCCTGCCGCTCCCGCCGCTCGCCCACGTCGCGGCGGCCACGTTCGCCGCCGGCGCGATCGCGGCGGCTGCGCGCATGCCGGCCGCCGCCGCGATCGCGGGGCTCGCCGCGTGGTACGGTCTCCTGGGCGGGGCGCGCGCCATCGAGGGGCCGCTCGGATCCCCCGTGCAGGTTGCGGGGATCATGGAGCGCACGCGCCAGCCGGGGGAGCCGGTCATCGAGCTGGGCGCCTTCTCGGCGGGGCTTCCCTTCTATGCGGGCGCGACGATCCCGATGGTGGACGTGCCGCGCTCCGAGGCGTTCGAATCGCCGGGTACCGAGCGCCGGGCGTTTCTGGACGAGAGCGCCCTCCCCGCGCTGATCCGGGGCTCGGGCCGCGTCTGGGTCTACGGCCCGCGCGACCGCGCCGCACGGGAAGCCGATACCCTGGGGGTCCGCTACGAAGTGGTGGCGCGCACCCGGAATCGAGAGCTGGGATTGCTCGAGCCGATGCCGCCCAGCACCGGCATCGTGCGATAG
- a CDS encoding enoyl-CoA hydratase-related protein, with amino-acid sequence MSEVRLERRGLIALLTLNRPDALNALSVSMASELALAVEEASRSEDVRIIVITGEGRAFSAGGDIGFMKKVIDQGGRFEDFEPLVGGGPGVVRAIVRAKVPVLAAVNGVAAGGGMSLALACDIRWAAEGARFGQSFVKIGLHPDWGAVYTLPRLVGVSRALELMWTGDLIGAVEAERIGLVSRVLPPDRLLPEMLDFATRLARGPDIALSEIKRSVGESLGYTLEEALARELNAQERCWGTADAKEGIKAFLEKREAKFEGR; translated from the coding sequence ATGTCCGAAGTACGGCTGGAACGGCGCGGCTTGATCGCGCTCCTTACCTTGAACCGTCCCGACGCCTTGAATGCGCTCTCGGTTTCGATGGCCTCGGAGCTGGCCCTGGCCGTCGAGGAAGCATCGCGGAGCGAGGACGTGCGCATCATCGTCATCACCGGCGAAGGGCGGGCCTTCTCGGCGGGGGGCGACATTGGGTTCATGAAGAAGGTCATCGATCAGGGGGGGCGGTTCGAGGATTTCGAGCCGCTGGTGGGTGGCGGCCCGGGCGTCGTTCGCGCCATCGTGCGCGCGAAGGTGCCCGTCCTCGCGGCCGTCAACGGTGTCGCGGCAGGCGGGGGAATGAGCCTGGCCCTGGCGTGCGACATCCGGTGGGCGGCCGAGGGAGCGCGCTTTGGGCAGTCCTTCGTCAAGATCGGTCTTCATCCCGATTGGGGGGCCGTGTACACCCTCCCCCGTCTGGTTGGCGTCTCCCGCGCGCTCGAGTTGATGTGGACCGGCGACCTCATCGGCGCGGTCGAAGCCGAGCGGATCGGGCTGGTGAGCCGGGTGCTGCCTCCGGATCGCCTTCTGCCCGAGATGCTCGACTTCGCGACGCGCCTGGCGCGCGGCCCCGATATCGCTCTGTCCGAGATCAAGCGCTCGGTAGGCGAGTCGCTCGGATACACCCTGGAAGAGGCGCTGGCCCGGGAGTTGAACGCGCAGGAGCGCTGCTGGGGAACGGCCGACGCGAAGGAGGGGATCAAGGCGTTCCTGGAAAAGCGCGAGGCGAAGTTCGAGGGACGCTAG
- a CDS encoding enoyl-CoA hydratase-related protein, which translates to MTPETMAAPSGLCTYRTESGIAILELCDPPANTYTYEMMRALDEAILKARFDENVHVILLRGAGDKFFCAGANIKMLQTANPVFKYYFCLHANETLNRLEQTPKLVIAALNGHCVGGGLEIAMAADIRIAKKGAGKIGLPEVTLGVLPGTGGTQRLGRLVGKPRAIEMMALGSTFSFEEAEQMGLVNHVWDAEGFDAKIMEFARQFTPPNKASKAVGRIKRSVQSGLEAAFGEGLAIERELQQQLFQSEDAKEGLTAYVEKRAAKFSGK; encoded by the coding sequence GTGACCCCCGAGACCATGGCCGCGCCCAGCGGCCTCTGCACGTACCGCACCGAGAGCGGCATCGCGATCCTCGAGCTGTGCGATCCGCCGGCCAACACCTACACCTATGAAATGATGCGCGCGCTGGACGAGGCGATCTTGAAGGCGCGCTTCGACGAGAACGTGCACGTCATCCTGCTCCGCGGCGCGGGCGACAAGTTCTTCTGCGCGGGCGCGAATATCAAGATGCTCCAGACCGCCAATCCGGTCTTCAAGTACTACTTCTGCCTCCACGCCAACGAGACGCTGAACCGCCTGGAGCAGACGCCCAAGCTGGTGATCGCGGCGCTGAACGGCCACTGCGTCGGCGGCGGCCTGGAGATCGCGATGGCGGCGGATATCCGGATCGCGAAGAAGGGCGCGGGCAAGATCGGTCTTCCGGAAGTAACGCTGGGCGTCCTCCCCGGCACCGGCGGCACGCAGCGCCTGGGCCGGCTGGTCGGGAAGCCGCGCGCGATCGAGATGATGGCGCTGGGCTCCACCTTCTCCTTCGAGGAAGCCGAGCAGATGGGGCTGGTCAACCACGTCTGGGACGCCGAGGGCTTCGACGCCAAGATCATGGAGTTCGCGCGGCAGTTCACGCCGCCGAACAAGGCCTCGAAGGCCGTCGGCCGGATCAAGCGCTCCGTGCAATCGGGGCTGGAGGCCGCATTCGGCGAAGGGCTCGCCATCGAGCGCGAGCTGCAGCAGCAGCTCTTCCAGAGCGAGGACGCGAAGGAAGGGCTGACCGCCTACGTCGAGAAGCGCGCCGCCAAGTTCAGCGGCAAGTAG
- a CDS encoding CoA-transferase: protein MTPPVAPRERMVLRAAREIQEGETVFVGTRLPLLAYLVAKRTHAPHAVALYENGLIREEAARELLFTMGDPPNILDATMASTTIDVMGMLAAGRVDLGLLGGAEVDRYGNVNSTEVPGRDGGITRLPGSGGAADIIALARRTVILMPQEKRRLVPRVSFRTSPGRGDGPGWRAAQGLPPGGPSAIVTTVAVFRFDAVIEEAFLSEIYPGLSVDHALVGMSWEPRIQQPIGLTPPFTDEEIGALRAIDPEGFWTGTRA, encoded by the coding sequence GTGACGCCGCCGGTCGCTCCGCGGGAGCGGATGGTGCTGCGCGCGGCGCGCGAGATCCAGGAGGGGGAGACCGTGTTCGTGGGAACGCGGCTTCCCCTTCTCGCGTATCTGGTCGCCAAGCGCACGCACGCGCCGCATGCCGTGGCGCTGTACGAGAACGGGCTCATCCGCGAAGAGGCCGCGCGCGAGCTTCTCTTCACGATGGGCGATCCGCCGAACATCCTGGACGCGACCATGGCGTCGACCACGATCGACGTCATGGGGATGCTGGCGGCGGGACGCGTGGACCTCGGCCTCCTGGGCGGCGCCGAAGTCGACCGCTACGGCAACGTGAACTCGACCGAGGTCCCGGGGCGGGACGGCGGCATCACGCGGCTTCCGGGAAGCGGCGGCGCGGCCGACATCATCGCGCTGGCGCGACGCACGGTGATCCTGATGCCGCAGGAGAAGCGGCGGCTGGTTCCGCGCGTGTCGTTCCGCACGTCGCCGGGGCGAGGGGACGGCCCGGGATGGCGCGCGGCGCAGGGCCTTCCGCCGGGCGGGCCCAGCGCCATCGTCACGACGGTCGCGGTCTTCCGCTTCGACGCCGTGATCGAAGAGGCGTTCCTTTCCGAGATCTATCCCGGCCTCTCCGTGGACCACGCCCTCGTGGGCATGAGCTGGGAGCCGCGCATCCAGCAGCCGATCGGCCTCACGCCGCCGTTCACGGACGAGGAGATCGGCGCGCTCCGAGCCATCGACCCCGAGGGGTTCTGGACCGGCACGCGCGCCTAG
- a CDS encoding outer membrane beta-barrel protein: MMRTVALAVLALALAAGVASAAPVGVGVGAFGGLSYPILQDDVGNGSVYGLRVPVRLLPMITVEPYWLTGKMDDATETIGGVEYTRDGFDNKGFGANAILGRVGGAGFHFYPFGGIGSHKLTRAGTPEIKETAYNFGLGFGISPTPKVSLQIRGEVNMIKTGDTSRKFGNATVGLNYDLLP, from the coding sequence ATGATGCGAACGGTCGCACTCGCAGTGCTTGCGCTCGCCCTGGCCGCGGGCGTCGCGTCCGCGGCGCCGGTCGGCGTCGGCGTCGGAGCCTTCGGGGGTCTCAGCTACCCCATTCTCCAGGACGACGTGGGGAACGGCTCCGTGTACGGACTCCGCGTACCCGTCCGACTCCTGCCCATGATCACGGTCGAGCCCTACTGGCTCACCGGCAAGATGGACGACGCCACGGAGACGATCGGCGGCGTGGAGTACACGCGCGACGGCTTCGACAACAAGGGATTCGGCGCGAACGCCATCCTGGGCCGCGTGGGCGGGGCGGGCTTCCACTTCTATCCCTTCGGCGGGATCGGCTCGCACAAGCTGACGCGCGCCGGAACGCCCGAGATCAAGGAGACGGCCTACAACTTCGGGCTGGGATTCGGGATCTCGCCGACGCCCAAGGTGTCGCTCCAGATCCGCGGCGAAGTGAACATGATCAAGACCGGCGACACGTCGCGCAAGTTCGGGAACGCGACCGTCGGCTTGAACTACGACCTCTTACCCTGA